The Stenotrophomonas maltophilia genome includes a region encoding these proteins:
- a CDS encoding RIO1 family regulatory kinase/ATPase domain-containing protein — translation MYLPALPPSSCGDEAATPLLLKRGERFLAPDVYRTCLDGREAVIKDYSRYRGTPVSLIARLMVRREARMLQRLGGWKHAPALLGTLGGLALGMEFIPGQTLSTAQAVGNDVFEQLQHALSRLHAAGITHNDLHGTNVVVSGGVPVLLDFTSAWRAPRWLRRNPLSRQLSRSDMKNLLKIRQRVTGQAPSAAQAALVADPGWVAAVRQGWKRFYKWAKRR, via the coding sequence ATGTATCTTCCTGCTCTGCCCCCCTCCTCCTGCGGCGATGAGGCCGCCACCCCGCTGCTGCTCAAGCGCGGCGAACGCTTCCTGGCCCCCGACGTCTATCGCACCTGCCTGGACGGGCGCGAGGCAGTCATCAAGGACTATTCCCGCTACCGCGGCACGCCCGTTTCGCTAATCGCGCGACTGATGGTGCGCCGCGAGGCCCGCATGCTGCAGCGCCTCGGCGGCTGGAAGCACGCCCCCGCGCTGCTCGGCACCCTCGGTGGCCTGGCGCTGGGCATGGAATTCATCCCCGGCCAGACCCTGAGCACCGCGCAAGCCGTGGGCAATGACGTGTTCGAGCAGCTGCAGCACGCGCTCAGCCGTTTGCACGCCGCCGGCATCACCCACAACGACCTGCATGGCACCAACGTGGTGGTCAGTGGCGGCGTGCCGGTGCTGCTGGACTTCACCTCGGCCTGGCGCGCTCCACGCTGGCTGCGCCGCAACCCGCTGAGCCGGCAACTGAGCCGCAGCGACATGAAGAACCTGCTGAAGATCCGTCAGCGCGTGACCGGCCAGGCGCCGAGCGCCGCGCAGGCCGCACTGGTGGCCGACCCGGGCTGGGTCGCGGCCGTGCGGCAGGGCTGGAAGCGGTTCTACAAGTGGGCCAAGCGGCGGTAA
- a CDS encoding IS481-like element ISStma1 family transposase, producing MNHHKNARLTVHSRALLIRRILHEGLRPEEAAQACGVSVRTAYKWLARFRQFGAPGLENRSSRPHQTPHATPAPVIEQIKEHRRKRQTYLTISKALGVGHSTISRLMRAHGLNRLCRLEPPKEVIRYEYDQPGGLLHLDIKKLGNFQRPGHRTDAKRRGNAAGGGWGYVHVAIDDHSRVAFSSVHPNEQAETACQALLGALQYYASLGITFKRILTDNGACYRSTAFAKLLKSLGIKHIRTKPYTPRTNGKAERFIQTSLREWAYAREYASSDQRNSVLTQWLHHYNWHRPHMGIGGQPPISRVLLNNVVGLHS from the coding sequence ATGAACCACCATAAAAATGCCCGTTTGACCGTCCATAGTCGAGCACTTCTTATTCGCCGCATCCTCCACGAGGGCCTGCGCCCAGAGGAAGCAGCCCAAGCATGCGGCGTAAGTGTGCGTACGGCCTACAAATGGCTGGCCCGATTCCGCCAGTTCGGGGCACCGGGGCTGGAAAACCGCAGCTCACGGCCTCACCAGACGCCGCATGCCACACCTGCTCCGGTAATCGAGCAAATCAAGGAGCACCGCCGTAAACGGCAGACCTACCTGACCATCTCCAAGGCGCTGGGGGTCGGCCACAGTACGATTTCAAGGCTGATGCGTGCCCACGGCCTCAATCGGCTGTGTCGGCTTGAACCGCCCAAGGAGGTCATCCGATACGAATACGATCAGCCCGGAGGGCTGCTGCACCTGGACATCAAGAAGCTGGGCAACTTCCAGCGGCCAGGGCACAGAACCGATGCCAAACGTCGGGGAAACGCCGCTGGCGGTGGCTGGGGCTACGTCCACGTGGCCATCGACGATCACTCCCGGGTCGCCTTCAGCAGCGTCCACCCCAACGAACAGGCCGAAACCGCCTGCCAGGCGCTGCTGGGCGCTCTGCAGTACTACGCCAGCCTGGGAATCACCTTCAAGCGGATCCTGACCGACAACGGTGCCTGCTATCGCTCCACCGCCTTTGCCAAGCTGCTCAAATCCCTTGGGATCAAGCACATCAGAACCAAGCCCTACACGCCGCGGACCAATGGCAAAGCCGAGCGCTTCATCCAAACCAGCCTGCGCGAATGGGCCTACGCCCGCGAATACGCCTCCTCGGACCAGCGCAATTCCGTGCTGACCCAATGGCTGCACCACTACAACTGGCACCGCCCTCACATGGGGATCGGTGGCCAGCCACCTATTTCCAGAGTCCTGCTGAACAACGTGGTGGGTTTACACAGTTAG
- a CDS encoding P-II family nitrogen regulator: MKMVMAVIKPFKLDDVREALAERGVTGITVTEVKGFGRQKGHTELYRGAEYVVDFLPKVKLEVAVTDDQVEAVVEAIVKAAGTGKIGDGKVFVYDLGSVVRIRTGELDADAL, from the coding sequence ATGAAGATGGTCATGGCGGTGATCAAGCCGTTCAAGCTCGACGACGTGCGCGAAGCGCTGGCCGAGCGTGGGGTCACTGGCATCACGGTGACGGAAGTGAAGGGCTTTGGTCGCCAGAAGGGCCACACCGAGCTGTACCGTGGCGCGGAGTATGTGGTCGATTTCCTGCCGAAGGTGAAGCTGGAAGTGGCGGTGACCGATGACCAGGTGGAGGCCGTGGTTGAGGCCATCGTGAAGGCCGCCGGCACCGGGAAGATTGGTGACGGCAAGGTGTTTGTGTACGACCTGGGCAGTGTGGTGCGTATTCGTACCGGTGAGTTGGACGCGGACGCGTTGTAA
- the ubiK gene encoding ubiquinone biosynthesis accessory factor UbiK — translation MIDLNQIDDLARRLSDLVPPGLRESREELQATFKSALQAGLAKLDLVTREEFEVQRAVLLKTRQKLDALETAVRELEGRGAAE, via the coding sequence ATGATCGACCTGAACCAAATCGATGACCTCGCCCGTCGCCTCAGCGACCTGGTGCCGCCGGGCCTGCGCGAATCGCGCGAGGAACTGCAGGCCACCTTCAAGAGCGCGCTGCAGGCCGGCCTGGCCAAGCTCGACCTGGTCACCCGCGAGGAGTTCGAAGTACAGCGCGCCGTGCTGCTGAAGACCCGCCAAAAGCTGGATGCGCTGGAAACGGCCGTGCGCGAGCTGGAAGGGCGCGGCGCCGCAGAATGA
- the arr gene encoding NAD(+)--rifampin ADP-ribosyltransferase codes for MAQDTDWTPVSHDTCDQVAGPFYHGTRANLAVGELLSAGFRSNYRDSVVMNHVYFTTIAKGAGLAAEMARGEGRPRVYVVEPTGPFEDDPNVTNKKFPGNPTQSYRSAQPLRVVGEIVEWELYDAEFVRQLKAFVASGSGEIIN; via the coding sequence ATGGCGCAGGACACCGATTGGACACCCGTTTCGCATGACACCTGCGACCAGGTCGCCGGACCGTTCTATCACGGCACCCGCGCTAATCTGGCGGTGGGCGAGCTGCTGAGCGCGGGCTTCCGCTCCAACTATCGCGACAGCGTGGTGATGAACCACGTCTACTTCACCACGATTGCCAAGGGCGCCGGGTTGGCTGCGGAGATGGCCAGGGGCGAAGGACGGCCGCGCGTATATGTGGTGGAGCCGACCGGGCCGTTTGAAGACGATCCGAATGTGACCAACAAGAAATTTCCCGGGAATCCGACGCAGTCATATCGGAGTGCGCAGCCATTGCGGGTGGTTGGGGAGATTGTGGAGTGGGAGCTCTACGACGCGGAGTTCGTTCGGCAGTTGAAGGCGTTTGTTGCTTCGGGGAGTGGGGAGATCATTAATTGA
- a CDS encoding SOS response-associated peptidase produces MNPDDKMKYPGFIRSATPLRAAGAWGNASKLVGEDNLATFTVTTGDSSSVTADLHDRPLV; encoded by the coding sequence ATCAACCCTGACGACAAGATGAAGTACCCGGGGTTCATCCGTTCTGCGACGCCGCTGCGGGCTGCAGGCGCTTGGGGAAACGCCAGCAAGCTGGTGGGCGAGGACAATCTGGCCACCTTCACCGTGACCACCGGCGACAGCAGCAGTGTGACGGCGGACCTTCATGACCGCCCGCTAGTATGA